A stretch of candidate division KSB1 bacterium DNA encodes these proteins:
- a CDS encoding LysM peptidoglycan-binding domain-containing protein encodes MKRLSIFIFLVAAMTVSHLSGGIKDKLGLGFNINAHKLYGDTRSGSLGLSGGNLLLRYRLKPALFLESELGFLRLSTQTNGTSLHTDMLNLGAKAGYTFLTSQIYQPYVYFGIGALNFGKFKYLFEVSPLASFSFWDGYVALGAGTEFFASDFLAVNVTADFRYTSGDGFDGGLEGARKDGYLNLGLGFIYHFDRHSNQGEPFMTEDFPEFDSLYVEVAKTNGEEETEGIVESTDQELNMQTLQSLMEQEQAHKVEENAMTPEEDIPPGPDRTRETVVYTVQPNDWLSKIAEIFYGDPMAYAKIIEDNPLLINNPDKIEPGQKLLITIPRGTPVFYRVKKGDWLYKIARKFYGDPMKFKDIFLANQDTIEDPDIIRPGQVLKIFLTEN; translated from the coding sequence ATGAAACGGCTTTCGATATTTATTTTTCTGGTCGCCGCAATGACTGTGAGTCACTTGTCTGGCGGAATAAAAGATAAACTCGGACTGGGATTTAACATAAACGCGCATAAACTTTATGGCGATACACGAAGTGGTAGTTTAGGGCTAAGCGGCGGGAATTTACTTCTGCGGTATCGCTTAAAACCTGCCCTTTTCTTAGAGTCTGAATTGGGATTTCTTAGACTTTCGACCCAAACCAATGGCACCTCCCTGCATACCGATATGCTAAATCTTGGTGCCAAAGCAGGCTATACGTTTCTTACATCTCAAATTTACCAACCTTACGTCTACTTTGGAATTGGCGCTCTTAACTTTGGCAAATTCAAGTATCTTTTTGAAGTCAGCCCCCTTGCCAGCTTTAGTTTCTGGGATGGTTACGTAGCTTTAGGCGCAGGCACGGAATTTTTCGCTTCAGATTTTCTAGCTGTCAACGTTACGGCTGATTTTCGGTATACCAGCGGCGATGGTTTCGATGGCGGGCTCGAAGGCGCTCGCAAAGATGGTTATCTCAACCTGGGTCTGGGCTTTATTTATCACTTTGATCGTCACTCAAACCAGGGGGAACCGTTCATGACTGAGGATTTTCCTGAATTCGACTCTTTGTATGTTGAAGTTGCCAAGACCAATGGTGAAGAAGAAACAGAGGGCATTGTTGAATCGACTGATCAGGAATTGAATATGCAAACTTTGCAGTCATTAATGGAGCAAGAACAGGCTCACAAAGTGGAAGAAAATGCGATGACCCCGGAGGAGGATATTCCGCCTGGGCCGGATAGAACAAGGGAAACTGTGGTTTATACAGTGCAGCCTAATGACTGGCTGTCTAAAATTGCCGAAATTTTTTACGGGGATCCCATGGCCTATGCAAAAATTATAGAAGACAATCCCCTTCTCATTAATAATCCGGATAAAATTGAGCCAGGTCAGAAGCTGTTGATTACGATTCCAAGAGGGACGCCTGTCTTTTACAGGGTGAAAAAGGGAGACTGGCTCTATAAAATTGCCAGAAAATTTTACGGGGATCCGATGAAATTCAAAGATATTTTCTTGGCGAATCAGGATACTATCGAAGATCCCGACATCATCAGGCCAGGCCAGGTACTCAAAATTTTTCTTACGGAGAATTAA